Sequence from the Gadus chalcogrammus isolate NIFS_2021 chromosome 21, NIFS_Gcha_1.0, whole genome shotgun sequence genome:
GTGTTACCGTTATAGATGTACCTTCCGCCttgtgatggtggaggaggggggctttGACAAAATGTGATCATAAACAAATGCACTTCTTTCCATCATTTGACTGTTTCTAAAATCAGTGAACAGCATGCGAgaccagctggaggagctgaagaggaGGAACCAGAGCTCCCAGGTCTCCACCGAAAAGAACATTCAGCTGCAGAGACAAGTGAGTGGGAGCCATGCTGCCTCCTCTCGCACAACTACAAAATGTGCTTTATAGATGCAACCTCATTTCAACATGGTGCTCTACAAAGCCTTTCTCATTTCAATGTGAGGTACTCTGTGACCTCGACGATGGCCTCCATTAGAAATCTTTAAACGGTAGCGAAGAGAAGGTCCTGGGGAATCTCATAACCGCCCATGGTTGAACGAAGCGTTGTGAGGCGGCGTGCCTCTGACTTTTTGGAAGTGAAAGTTACAAACCTCAATGCATTTATCAATCTCATGACATAACCCCACACAGTCGAAACTAAATGTCCTTCAAGGAGCTAATATGGATCAAGTTTAGACATTTGTTACCTTATTCATAAGTTACTGTTATCCATGGCATGTTTGTCAATCAACCTTTTTACAGTGTTTATTTCCCAATAGGTtataataacatgtattacaataagAATAATCACATCTATGATCCACTGCGAGCGTCTTGCCTTAGATTCCCTGCAGTAGATGATGGCCGGTCGCCTCTTCCTCATgtctctcctgtcctccccaCTCACCCTCCTCTGTGTCCGGGTGCAGCTGGACGAGGCCAGCGCCGCGCTGCGGGCGGAGCTGGAGGTGGCGGACCGCAGCCGGCGGAGCCAGGCGGAGGCCCAGAAGCAGGCCCTGGCTCTGGAGGCCAGCCTGCGGGAGGCTCAGGGGAAGTGCGCCCGGCTGGAGCAGGgcgaggtggagctggagaagaGGCTGAGGGGCCTGCAGGCGGAGCTGGAGGCCGAGCGGAGGGAGCGCAGCCTGGGGGCCCAGAGCGCCACCGAGCTCCAGGGTGGGTTCAGACCTCCCGGAGGAGGCTGCTGTTCTTCGATCTAATTTgaccttttattttttctggaCGTCTCATCGGGGTTAGACACCTCTGTTGCATGAGAGACCGCAGCACTATTACAAATGCCGAGTACAGACACATTTCATGATCAGGTTCCAATGTGAGGCAGAGCCAGTGGACATCATGGCCACTatgcaggagggaggggggggaaatgcAGACCGTGACAGAAACTGGAGCTCGGAGCTGGCCAGGGCTGCAGATTGGAGGGAGTGTTGCTTTGGAGTGAGGACCAGGAAAGATCTCATCATGGGTGGAAACATCTGTTCAGAAGGCTCTGAGTGGGCCCTGAATGCAGCCAAGGGTAGCAAATAGGCTTCTAACTAGTCCGGGGGCCAGTACATCATGTGAGATTGTCTTTGTTTGGAACCCTTCACGTCAACATTATGGAAACCAATCTTAGCAGAGTGAGCCCTTTTTAGAATGGTCTTAGTTCGCAAGTACTGTTTTGgattgtatgttgtgtgtttctcttaTTCTAAAGTCACCGTACTGGCGGATTAACCAACAGAGGAAAAACATTGGCGTGTTGCTTTTTGCTCTTAAGGGGGAATGGACCGTGTGCTAGTGCCTTATGTCTCTCCTTGGCCGGTGTCTGCAACATATCTCCCTCAGAATTTCCACATTTTGTAAAATTATTTTGGCCGTAACAATAGACTTTGGACTTTGAAAAAAGGCATCAGGATATTTTCATTGTTAAGGTGTTTGATCTTCTTGGTTAAAACCCTTATATCTGTGAGACCCCTGCCTAACCTTGACTCATCAGAAGAAAGGAAATACTGCACGTTGCTTTGCTTTGGGTCCAATCATTACGGTTTTGCTGGCCGTCAAAGGCCATTTCccttaacctctctctcccgctctcactctctctcagcacgCATCTCTAGCCTGGAAGAGGAGGCCAAGGAAGTACGCTCGTCTCTCTCTGAGGCTGAGAGCACCAAGAGGGAGCTGCAGCAAACCATCACAGATCTGGAGAAGGTGAGACGATTCTTTAATTTTAACTTTATTGTTGTGCTGACCTCTCTATTTCCCATTTTTGTATGGGAATGTATGGGAATTCAGAATTTGGTTTCCATTGTTGCAACTGGACTGGTGTTTTAAATCAATGAGGGATATATAGATCTTTCTCTTCAAGATATCATTGGATTAGGTTTGTGTTTCATCTTATTAGCTACCATAGCTAGCTGAATTAAATTTATAAATGCGTTGAACAAGGTGAGACTAGAGCTGCATATCTATCAAAATTATCTGATATTTAAGTTTGTTAGCCGTGCATAACCTAGGAGCAGCGCTAGGCCAGTGAGTGAGCCGTCGTCTTCTTGCTGCACAGGCGAAGAGCACCCAGGAGATCGACCTGACCTTCAGCCTCAAGTCCCTGCAGCAGagcctggagcaggaggaggccgAACACAAGGCCACCAAGGCCGGCCTCGCCGACAAGAACCAGATCTACCAGTCCATCGAGGAGGCCAAGTCGGGGGCTCTGAAAGGTGAGCCGGAGGGCGGGGTAAGGCTCCTTGGAGAAAACTCCAACTTCAAAAATATAAGACGTCAGCAAACCTTGGCGTGCTGACCCAAGAGTTTCCGGTGAGAGAGCTTGTATTAAGAGTTCGTTATGGGAGCTTCAGCccatctccgtgtgtgtgtgtgtgtgtgtgtgtgtgtgtgtgtgtgtgtgtgtgtgtgtgtgtgtgtgtgtgtgtgtgtgtgtgtgtgtgtgtgtgtgtgtgtgtgtgtgtgtgtgtgtgtgtgtgtgtgtgtgtgtgtgtgtgtgtcccttgcTCCCATAATAACAAATTGAGTGCCGTCTGTCTGCGGCCCGTCTCCCTCCAGAGCTGGAGTGCACCCTGCAGGAGGAGCGCAGCCAGAGGCAGCAGGTGGAGGGCCGGCTGCTCCAGCTGGAGAAGGAACACTCTATGCTGGACCACGACTACAAGCAGAGCCAGCACACGCTGGATGAGCTGCGCACGGACAAGAACAAGCTCactgaggaggtgtgtgtgtagagggggAGCCGGTCCCCAAATGCAGAGGGAGAGCATAAAGACTGAACTGTCGCTTGAAGTGGAAAGGACGGCAAGCAGACAGTAGGCTACATTATGCATTTGATATCCTGAGAGGTCCCGTTATAGTCCTTTAGAGATAACTATACAGGCTCTTTAGCTATGAGGGAGCATCCTCCTCTGTCGTAGCTTAGAGTTGACAACCTGAAATGTGCTTCAAGGTTTAATGATTATAATAATTGATTAGTTATTCCGTTTAAGTGATCGACCTCAGTAATCTGAAATGTTGTATTTTATCATAATTATGTAAATCAGGGTTATCAAGGTATACATTAAGCATCAGAAAGATCCATCACATCCTTTGCAATCATTTAATTTCAGTCTATAGATTATCTCCTACTCCTTCCAGGAGATTTAATGGTTGGACTCCATTTCCCCACGGTGCAGCTGAATGAAGCCACCAACGTTAAGACTTGGAGGAAGTAGAAAATATACACAACAgcatggggcggggggggggggggggggggggggatcagaccACACCTCCACATTAGAGGCAAGATGCAATGTTCAATCCTTTATTCACAAGCTCCTGTATGGGGACACATTAGTGCCGTGTagcactaatgtgataaaacatgcattcgggcgtattatattatttcacacgcgtagatattgcACAAATGATCTGCACGCGCTGCTCCCCGAGCGAGGAAAACGGCTCCTCGAGAGCATTACCTCGTTTCAAGCGAGAGGGGGGAATAACTTCGGTCGCACAAAACAGCATCTcgcgaatgatgttctgctctctcgctgaaatttaattttggcattatgggggagggaaccaaggcagggcgggctctCCTGTGATTGGCCATTTCTGAAGAGCGATATTTGACtgcccctcctctcattcattcTGAAGATTGTCTGTGCCGTTAATGCTTCTTCATAATAgttaactactttaacggcaccgacaatcctaACCctggaatctagatggaaaaagtgtgtagttcaaaacgtgagcagCTTTAACTTCTTCGCCACCGAGAGAGTTTGTTAGGTATGATCATTCAGAacccccatgttatttcccataaacatttgaccgatggaaccggagcctcggaggcgggacttattcttcagaggtcttaGACTTTACACTTCAGAATgaatgtgaggagggctgtcagtCAAATATCTCTTCAGAAATGGCCAATCACAGGagagcccgccctgccttggttccctcccccatagtgccaacaTTAAATTTGAGCgagagagcagaacatcatccgcgagaggctgttaggcgcgagaggctgttttgtgcGACTGAAGTTATTCCCCCCTCTCGCTTGCAACGAGGTAATACTCTTGAGGAGCCGTTTTCCTCGCTCGGGGAGATTATTTGTGCAATATCTACGTGtgtgaaataatataatacgcccgaatgcatgttttatcacattagtgctTTATAGCACTAATGTGTTGCCATACTCCTGCAGGATACCCCAACAAACAACGCCATCCTACATTGTTGACTGTACTGTATTCCACGTTGCTCTCACATTATATGTGACTGTTAAATGAAAGTGCGTCCTCCTCTGTTATTATCTGTTGCTGTCCCATCCTGTCTCACTTTGGTACTCATCACAAAACACAGTATATCAAAACACATGAAAGGGGAAGGGCTAAAGGATCCCTTCCAATCATTACCTGTTCACAGACAAAAAGGTGCAACCCCCTGACTCCTATTGGGTTAACGCTATGCAGAAGAAGCCCATCACAAACCGCCCACACCCTCTCTAGGTTGAAGGATCGAAGGGTTGTGATACCTGGGTTAGATGGCCACCCAGACCTATTGGTCGGTGGGGGATCTGTTGTTGGACTTTAAGACACAATAACGGTACTTCGATGTGAATACCAGCCCCTCAGTTACTCCATTGATCAGCCCCTTAATAACAGTAGGGGGttagaggcagggagggggataAAAACAGGAAGGGCAAAACATGTTTATTGTCTGATCAACCAACAGtgggggtcagagacagggATCTGGCAGGGACGGGGATGAGGACAGGGAATAGATGTCGTCAACTTACATTGTGGGTCAGAGACGGGGCTCTGGGAGGAAGGGGGATGAAACGGAACGATGCGAAACCATATTGAACTTTTTAGCATTTACTACATTCCCCTCAATACACCCCCATACGAAATGTTATGGTTGATCTACGTTTTGAGATCCTGTCCATCACTCCAATAATAATGGAATCTCCCCAACGTGATCCCACTCATGTCCTTGTTGTTTAGACTGAATcatctaacgtgtgtgtgtgtgtgtgtgtgtgtgtgtgtgtgtgtgtgtgtgtgtgtgtgtgtgtgtgtgtgtgtgtgtgtgtgtgtgtgtgtgtgtgtgtgtgtgtgtgtgtgtgtgtgtgtgtgtgtgtgtcaggtgatgACGGTGACCGTGCGTCTGGAGCAGGAGATGCAGAGGCGTGGCCTGTCCCAGAAGGAGCTGGCGGTGCAGTCCCAGCAGGTGTCTGGGCTGCGGGGCTCTGAGAAGCAGCTGAAGCAGGAGCTCAACCACCTGCTGGGCCTGCAGCAGAGCCTGGACACCCACAACCAGGAGCTACGCAggtaacacacagacagaaaattCTTAAGTTGTGGTCTTTATTTGTTGCCGGGGTGAGCGGGGTAACTTTGCAGGTCCCTAATGAGTGGGATGTCTCTGTTCCCTCGCAGGGAGAAGCAGGAGGCTGACAGCCAGCTGAAGGATCTGAAAGACCAGCTTGAGACGCAGCAATACTTCACGGTAtcttccctcccccacccctttcTTTTCTGTCCTTCTCTGCGTCGTTGCATCGTTTTTCATTTTTGTTCATATTTTGAGACTGTTGACATGGAGGACAAcgttatcattttatattatatcaCGGTAATATACCAATCTATTTAATAGCATCATACCCTCTAGCGCGATGGTCCATAAAATATGTTAGTAATTAGCCTTGAACATCTTTGaatgctttctctttctctcctccccagaCTCTATACAAGACCCAGATCcgggagatgaaggaggagtgGGACGAGAGGAACAAGCTGTACCAAGACGCCCAACAGAGACTGGAGCAGTATCAGGAGGAGAGGTACCGCCCCCTTCTGGGAAGCATCCTGCTCGCACACTCCTGTTTACCTGTTTACTTACTCGcccgttcactcactcactcactcaactgttcactcactcacctgtTCACTTACTCACCCTTTCATCCGTTCACCCACTCACCCGctaactcactcacactctctcgcttAACTTTCATTACTCCAAATGGAAAGCCCCAcaaatgtcaaagtaacagtGAAAGTAACAAGTTCACAAATTGGTGAATAATGTTCATCAACTACGCTGATGGGTGATTCATGAAGTGTTTGATGACTCTGCCAAAACGTAGGCCGAAATCCCTCTCCCAAAGCTTCATATCATGCACTGTTGTTGTGGAAATTTCCCACTCTCTCTAATTCTAGATTTTATGTTTCTATAATGGATACTTTCTGATCCCTTTTCAACTCCAATTTTGGAGCAATTTAGAGGCGGCCTACCACACAACATTTCAAAGCATTCTGGGATACAATGATATACTGCTTTGTTACTGCCGTCCTTTCCTCTGCAAAGCATTACAGACAGACTAGCCATTGTTGAACCGTTCGATAGGCATGGTAAACCTGCATTATGTAAGCAGGCATGTCTTCTCCACAGCGAAAGGTACTGAGGCTGTGGCTGGCAGATGAAAGGATTTTATTAATTTACATAGAGACACAACCAATGGTTGCACGCGGGGACAACCTGAAATAGTGCAGGACTAAAAGTGGCATGGctatttgtttttatattttgcattAAGAAATAAATACGATGGATAGCTTGATATTCTTTGATGTATTTACCCCAGAGATACAGAAATAATACGATGAGTGAGATGTAGACGGAAATAAATGTATCCATTCAGCCATGCTGACCTCAgtacaaacacatttcttattTCAGGATGCCTAAATTAACCCCCCCCAATGACAGCTGTTGGCTGGTGTTTTGTAAACGAGGTCGTTGAGTTTGTCTGGTCCGGAACTTTCATCTAAccctcgccttcctcctcccaccataaccaccaccaccaccaccaacacctccacctcctccaccacctagGGAGTCCCTGGCCTCCAAGCTGGAGGCGAGCCTGACGAAGGCGGACTCTGAGCAGCTGGCGCGCTCCATCGCTGAGGAGCAGTACTCGgacctggagaaggagaagatcaTGAAGGAGCTGGAGATCAAGGACATGATGGCCCGACATCGGCAGGAGCTGAGCGACAAGGAGGCCACCATCAGCTCGGTGAGGCGGCGGGactttgggggtgggggtcgctATGAATGATCGCTTTGAGAGATCGCTTTGAGAGATCGCTATGGGTAATCACTATTAACGATCATTATGGATCATTTGTAGTGATGGGTATAAAATGGTTGTAAATGAAGTAATATTCGTGCATACCATTGTTCTTTAGGTCTGCATATTCACATAACTGATGTGTTGGAAGAGACCAACTCAAaatgtcccccctcccccttctgtgCCTCTGCTGCTCTGTAGCTGGAAGAGTCCAACCGCACAATGACGGTGGATGTGGCCAACCTGGCCAACGAGAAGGAGGAACTCAACAACCAGCTGAAGGAGAATCAACAACGTGAGTTAAAGAGCGAGTGTATACTTCCATCGTATTGAACTGATGTCAGGCTGGTCGGAGAGGACCAGACCCAGGTTTAAAAGCAAAgtattttattaatttgttcACCTAAAAAATGTTTATTCAAATAGTAAGAGTCACTTTGATTTGTTAGCTTTGCCTTTTTGGTAGCCAAGCTCCCATTGGAAGCGgcatgtttttgtttggagAAATGTTGACATTTTCTTTGTTCACACAGAACTTACTAAAGCTAAGGACTTGGAGCAGAACATGAGCGCTGTCAAACTGTCCTTCGAGAAGCAGCTGCAGAACGAGAGAACCCTCAAGACCCAGGTGAGTGTGTGAAGGAGTGTTTCAGTTCCCCGTGCAAACGTCCAGTGTCCACCGTTCAAAATGACCGGATATGGAATTAAGATAAGAGGCATACTCTTTGTCCCTAAAGTACGGTAATTCCAGATAGTGGAAATTCCGAACTCGGGATAGCTTGAAAGCCTTCCCAGCCGTGGGAGTGTGGCTATGAATCATACGCGGTGTTTGTACTTGATTGTCCCTAACGTCCAATCAGTGGAAGGCTGGGAACAGGCCTGAGGCGCTGGTCTTCATTCCTTCAGAGGTCTGATAGCCATTATGGCGATTCCTGGTCTTACCCAAGCACCAGAAGAGATCTTTATTCGTCCACTCGGGGACATCTGGACAAAATATGGGGCCGGCTGAAGTGTAAGGAATGTGGGCTATTGTTTGGTGGTGGGATGCTGTGGGATGTGGACCAGCAGGCACACAACACACGTTGTGTGCCTGTCGCACACTTTTGTGTACAAAAGTGTCAAGAAGGCATGGTGGCCTATGAACACGTATAACATATTGtgggccccccctcctccccccaggccaTCAACAAGCTGACGGAGGTGATGAACCGGAGGCTGACAGTGCAAGGCGTCCAGGTGGTCAACGACACAGAGGTGCGGCGCCGCAAGAAGGAGAACCAGAagctgcagcaggagctgcGCTCGGAGAAGGAGAAGCTCAACAGCATCATCATAAAGTACCAGCGGGATCTCAACGACATGCAGGCGGTGAGCAGAGTGGCAGCCAGCAGACCCAGGGCTAGCCACACGCTGCAGAGGGTCACTGTAGGGCAGAGGGCGGGTTTCCACTCTGCCGAGGCTTAAAAAcaatgtctcccccccccacctcgctCTCGGGTGTGGTGACAGGTGATCACGGATGAGGGCCAGTCGCGCCTGGAGCTCCAGATGGCGCTGGACAGCAAGGACAGCGACATCGAGCAGCTGCGCTGCCAGATCACCTCCCTCAGCATCCACTCGCTGGACTCCACCAGCATCAGCAGTGGCAACGACCTGGACGCCGACGAGGCCTACCCAGGTAACCCACGGGGGCGCTTCATCACGGAAACGGACCCTTTTCTCTTTCCTCACTTGTTTCTGTCTAAGTCCTCAACCCTCTTTACTGTCGACTTTTGTCTTTTTTCTGTCTAATATTTTCTGACCTTTTTCCATCcatcccccgccctcccctacATGCACACGCCTCCCTCATTCCCCCTCTGCTATTCCTTCTGCATTCCTTCctgtcttcccccctctctctctccccccatgcTGGGCTGCAGTGCgcgtcactcactcacacacctccGAGTCCATGTCGTTCACGTACCAGCGCACGCAGAAGTCGGTCAGTATCGGCACGCGGCCCGACCTGCGCTCAGCCCGCTTCCACTCCTCCGgctctgaggaggaagaggaggaggaggagggacctgCCAGGGGGGGCCCACCCTTGGCCCTCACCTGTGGGCGCCCCGCGGAGCCCGAGCGGGCAGGTGACTGTGCACGGCAGAACGCGCTCGTAGTGTGGTGTGACGGGGGGTCGCTGCAGGCTACAGCGATCCCGTTTAGAAGAGTTAAACACAATGAGGCCACCACTGGGCTCCTGGGGAAGAGACTTTAAAGTTGTGCAACTGTGCTGTACGATTTGTCTCCCGGTTATGTGATTTTGTTGACATTAGGTGCCATGTTTCCATAGACTATATTGGACAGTTGGATTATTTAATTACTCTTACCCAGTGACCGTAATGTAGCTTTAGAGTGGTAGGATCAACTGGCCCAGTCACAATGCAACACTGTCTTAAAGTGGTAACTTGTCTGCAACATTTTACATCCCAAGAATTGCATTATTTTAAAGGGAACCAATTCCTGAATTTGACATTTTAAATAACCAATGCAGAATTTTCTAACCATCTGACCTGCAAGTAATGATTCTGCTTATAACAGAATCACGTATAATCTCATCTTCCCCTATTGTTATCTAACCCCTTATTTGGGTCATTACTCCTGACTCGGACAGTGATCACTGATAACAGCATTGTTCCACCTAGAGAAAGGCTTGTATGTGTGAAGAGGGGGCGGTGTCTCTCTTGCCTTTAAACTTACTACGTGGCCTGATGATGTTGTTTGCTGCCTTGTGTTGTTTCTAAATCCAGAGAGCTGGCTACTGATGCATCTTCCTCAACATAAATGTTTTCCTGCTCTAGGCGAGACAAGGGTTTCTGCTATTTATGGTTCCGCCATTTTAAACACGAATTGGTCTGCCCTTGTGGTGACACTGCGGCATGCTGTTTTCAGTGTGTTTTCTAAAACACTGTTGCATACCATGATTAGGATTATGGTTGGTGATGTGAACTCCTCCAGATGTTACAGCTACAGTTGTACTTGACATGAGCTCCCTGTGCTTCTGGTCTCTTCAGCTGACTCTCGCCTGGAGGGCTGGCTGGCCCTTCCTACCAAGAGCTCCAAACGCTTTGGCTGGGACAAAAAGGTACACTTTCCCCATCCTATTTCTTAGGTTTGGTTGTCGTTCCCGCCATGACCACCACAGAGACCTCGACCTCTGACCTCGCGTTGTGCTTCTTTCCATCTCGGTGTTGTGTAGTACGTGGTGGTGAGCAGCAGGAAGATCCTGTTCTACAACAGCGAGCTGGACCGAGAACAAGCCATCCCCTTCATGACGCTGGACCTCGAGTGAGTAACTGCAACCcccgcttcccccccccccccccccccatcctcaacATCAGCAAATTACTTTTACCTCGATTTCGCTGAATTCATAGTTTTGGTGATTAAATTCCCCCAATTTGTGTGAATACCTTCCCAACCGTTGAGTTTTACCTGATTGTTGTGTCTTGACTCTCGACTCTCTCTCGTCCCACAGTAAACTGTTCCACGTGCGACCTGTCACTCAAACGGATGTGTACCGCGCCGATGCCAAAGAGATTCCAAAGATATTCCAGGTGACACTGCTGGGTGTTTGAACGTTTCCCTTTCATTTTGACCCCAGCTAGCTCTTTGTTATATTCTTCCTTCTCCTCAAATGATGAATCTGCTCCAAATGATAAAGGAGAACCAAACCTAGTGGTCTATTGGTTTGCattaaatctctccctccatagTTTAAACGCATTATATTCATTACTTATTGGCTGATATGGTTCCCCGGTCAACTACTGTTTGGGCGTTAATGGGACACACCTGGCCTCCGCTTGAAACTGAATGGCAGCATTTCCAGACTtacaacaagtacatttgtcagaaaaagGAGATAGAATATATCGCTGTCATAAGGATGTAGAAACAAGTACCAAGCTCTAAcgatcgctaggttaacccattccccgtctacgaaaAAGAAGGCTAGGATACCATTTTACTGACCTGTTTAACGCGTATTCCTCCACCCCCCACAGATCCTGTACGCCAACGAAGGCGAGAATAAGCGCGAGCAGGAGTTTGGGGCGGAGCCGGTGGCGTTTGGCGAGCGGCCCTCCTTCATCCCCCACAAAGGCCACGAGTTCATCCCCACGCTCTACCACTTCCCGTCCAGCTGCGAGGCGTGCACGCGGCCCCTGTGGAACGTCTTCaagccccccccggccctcgaGTGCCGGCGCTGCCACACCAAGTGTCACAAGGACCACCTGGACCGCAAGGAGGAGGTCATCGCGCCCTGCAAAGGTCAGCAGCGCCGGGCGGGAGAGGCGTGAGTGAGAGGCCTGCTCCTCTCACTCAATCCATTCAGGGGATCTGGCTGACGCTTTTTTCCAAAGCGCCTCAACCactcagggcgacagccagctggtcaggagcagtcagggtgaggcgtctcgctctgGGACACCTCgccactcagctaggaggagccagggatccaACTCAaaaccttccagttaccagtcaacccgctcggTTTCTGGGGGCCAGCCGCTTGTGCTCCTCTCAGCAGCCCAGGATGAGGCGTagctcatttttttttaatggatgcTGGGTTCAGCTTGGAAACTTCAATGATTTATTTAAACTAATACAAACATTGCGAATTCTCCCGTCCCTGCTGAGAGCCAGCCCTGTGCAACACTGGGGGATATCGTTTTTATCATGCAAATAGATTAGGTTTCACATTTTGGCACTTGGGACAATTGAGAGAGTGAAATGAAAGCTTTGCTCTCCCAATGCGACTCTGTTGGCCTCAGCCATCAGGCAAACCTATGGTTGAACCCAGTATTGGAGGGCAAAACCCCACCACAGTGCCTTTGACTGCAGAACTCTCAGAATAATGAGCTCACAGAATAAAGAGCTCTGACTTCCTGTTGTGCAGTGATTATGACACCTTCCTGCCAACAGAGAGACTTGGGAATGGGAAGTTCCTTTTGGTTT
This genomic interval carries:
- the LOC130374082 gene encoding rho-associated protein kinase 2-like isoform X3, which codes for MMFGAERRLENRLKKLEAMMRDPKSVLNLETMLDSMNALARDLDYPALRKNKNIDAFLNRYEKAVGQLRELQVKLEDFDRVKLIGRGAYGEVQLVRHKASQKVYAMKQLSKFEMIKRSDSAFFWEERDIMAFSDSPWVVELCCAFQDDQHLYMVMEFMPGGDLVTLTLNYDLPEKWVRFYTAEVVLALDAIHTMGFIHRDVKPDNMLLDQHGHLKLADFGTCMRMDSTGMVRCDTAVGTPDYISPEVLQSEGGQGYYGRECDWWSVGVVIYEMLVGETPFYAESLVGTYGKIMDHKNSLRFPEDVEMSRDVRDLINLFLTEREVRLGRSTVDEIQRHPFFKNDQWTFDTIRQTVAPVVPELSSDIDTSNFDDIEKVKGGDTFPQPRAFVGNQLPFVGFTYFKEDQLLGGNLCSSLKEDCSDEKDDSRGELKEKIHQIEEQLDHEMQAKDELDHKCRHATSRLEKLVKELDEEMSSRQGVESSLRQLEMERALLQHQNTESLRKADTEMERKRSLENELNSMRDQLEELKRRNQSSQVSTEKNIQLQRQLDEASAALRAELEVADRSRRSQAEAQKQALALEASLREAQGKCARLEQGEVELEKRLRGLQAELEAERRERSLGAQSATELQARISSLEEEAKEVRSSLSEAESTKRELQQTITDLEKAKSTQEIDLTFSLKSLQQSLEQEEAEHKATKAGLADKNQIYQSIEEAKSGALKELECTLQEERSQRQQVEGRLLQLEKEHSMLDHDYKQSQHTLDELRTDKNKLTEEVMTVTVRLEQEMQRRGLSQKELAVQSQQVSGLRGSEKQLKQELNHLLGLQQSLDTHNQELRREKQEADSQLKDLKDQLETQQYFTTLYKTQIREMKEEWDERNKLYQDAQQRLEQYQEERESLASKLEASLTKADSEQLARSIAEEQYSDLEKEKIMKELEIKDMMARHRQELSDKEATISSLEESNRTMTVDVANLANEKEELNNQLKENQQQLTKAKDLEQNMSAVKLSFEKQLQNERTLKTQAINKLTEVMNRRLTVQGVQVVNDTEVRRRKKENQKLQQELRSEKEKLNSIIIKYQRDLNDMQAVITDEGQSRLELQMALDSKDSDIEQLRCQITSLSIHSLDSTSISSGNDLDADEAYPADSRLEGWLALPTKSSKRFGWDKKYVVVSSRKILFYNSELDREQAIPFMTLDLDKLFHVRPVTQTDVYRADAKEIPKIFQILYANEGENKREQEFGAEPVAFGERPSFIPHKGHEFIPTLYHFPSSCEACTRPLWNVFKPPPALECRRCHTKCHKDHLDRKEEVIAPCKVNYDMSSAKELILLACSQEDQQRWVGRLLKRVPRRHPSSAGAPPSHPAAAEPSARSSPMLSPRGSPRSSPRLSPHRSAIRLQSRTQPAAPAARKPRLLEFGLGDWSWSLDEVDSDEDDRFF